One genomic window of Punica granatum isolate Tunisia-2019 chromosome 1, ASM765513v2, whole genome shotgun sequence includes the following:
- the LOC116192258 gene encoding TATA-binding protein-associated factor 2N-like isoform X1: protein MSRPGDWNCRSCYHLNFQRRDSCQRCGEPRPGDRGDYGGFGGRGSSPFGIYNTGPDVRPGDWYCTIGNCGAHNFASRSSCFKCGAMKDDSIGGRFDGSDMSRMRGFGFGGGGSSGSSSRSGWKPGDWICTRSGCNEHNFASRTECFRCYAPRESIGKSSYSS from the exons ATGAGCCGACCTGGAGACTGGAACTGTCGGTCATGCTACCACTTGAACTTCCAAAGAAGAGACTCGTGCCAAAGATGTGGGGAACCTAGACCAGGTGATAGAGGTGACTATGGAGGCTTCGGAGGAAGGGGCAGCTCGCCATTTGGGATATATAACACTGGCCCAGATGTTAGACCAGGCGACTGGTATTGCACAATCGGCAACTGCGGGGCCCACAACTTTGCAAGCCGCTCCAGCTGCTTCAAGTGTGGTGCAATGAAGGATGATTCAATAGGTGGTAGATTTGATGGAAGTGACATGTCTCGTATGAGAGGTTTCGGGTTTGGTGGTGGCGGTAGCAGTGGCAGTAGCAGTCGGTCAGGGTGGAAACCGGGTGATTGGATTTGCACCAG GTCGGGATGCAACGAGCACAATTTTGCAAGCAGGACAGAATGCTTCCGATGCTATGCTCCTAGAGAATCCATCGGCAAATCTTCGTATTCTTCCTGA
- the LOC116192258 gene encoding TATA-binding protein-associated factor 2N-like isoform X2 has translation MSRPGDWNCRSCYHLNFQRRDSCQRCGEPRPGDRGDYGGFGGRGSSPFGIYNTGPDVRPGDWYCTIGNCGAHNFASRSSCFKCGAMKDDSIGGRFDGSDMSRMRGFGFGGGGSSGSSSRSGWKPGDWICTSIGSSTQLEREYDELFWTPLFWTSYILSS, from the exons ATGAGCCGACCTGGAGACTGGAACTGTCGGTCATGCTACCACTTGAACTTCCAAAGAAGAGACTCGTGCCAAAGATGTGGGGAACCTAGACCAGGTGATAGAGGTGACTATGGAGGCTTCGGAGGAAGGGGCAGCTCGCCATTTGGGATATATAACACTGGCCCAGATGTTAGACCAGGCGACTGGTATTGCACAATCGGCAACTGCGGGGCCCACAACTTTGCAAGCCGCTCCAGCTGCTTCAAGTGTGGTGCAATGAAGGATGATTCAATAGGTGGTAGATTTGATGGAAGTGACATGTCTCGTATGAGAGGTTTCGGGTTTGGTGGTGGCGGTAGCAGTGGCAGTAGCAGTCGGTCAGGGTGGAAACCGGGTGATTGGATTTGCACCAG CATTGGTAGCAGTACTCAATTGGAGAGAGAGTATGATGAGCTTTTCTGGACCCCTTTATTTTGGACATCATATATTTTATCCAGTTAG